In a genomic window of Polycladomyces abyssicola:
- a CDS encoding RsfA family transcriptional regulator, whose translation MVVKRQDAWTPDDDLVLAEVTLRHIREGSTQLAAFEEVAEKLGRTPAACGFRWNSFVRKKYEAAIQIAKSQRQKRNKEKGRISRVRVLSEQLDHGEDHLLSLDSIIRFLRTHKNEVAELKRQHKLLEQEIKEREEQIRQLSKENEEMKSQLNNVQTDYQVVNDDYKALIQIMDRARKLALLEEEDDEKLKTKFKMDENGNLERIDK comes from the coding sequence ATGGTGGTGAAAAGACAAGACGCATGGACGCCGGACGACGATCTTGTCCTTGCAGAGGTGACATTGCGTCATATTCGTGAGGGTAGTACACAGTTGGCCGCTTTTGAAGAAGTGGCTGAGAAGCTGGGACGGACGCCGGCGGCATGCGGATTTCGCTGGAACAGCTTTGTGAGGAAAAAGTATGAGGCAGCCATTCAAATTGCCAAATCGCAGCGGCAAAAAAGGAACAAAGAAAAAGGCCGCATCTCACGTGTACGTGTGTTGAGCGAGCAATTGGATCATGGGGAAGATCATCTGTTGTCCCTGGATTCCATCATTCGGTTTCTGCGCACACATAAAAACGAAGTGGCTGAGTTAAAGCGTCAACACAAGCTATTGGAGCAAGAAATCAAGGAGCGGGAAGAACAGATTCGGCAATTGTCGAAAGAAAACGAAGAGATGAAGAGCCAACTCAACAACGTGCAGACCGACTACCAAGTCGTCAATGACGATTACAAAGCCCTGATTCAAATCATGGACAGGGCGAGGAAATTGGCGCTGTTGGAAGAAGAGGACGACGAAAAGCTGAAAACCAAGTTTAAAATGGACGAAAACGGGAATTTGGAACGAATTGACAAATGA
- the cysK gene encoding cysteine synthase A: MKGPFSRAVDNITDLIGKTPLVRLNRLPSPGDAEVYVKLEKFNPGGSVKDRTAYSMIRAAEEAGKLKPGATIVEPTSGNTGIGLALVGAARGYRTILVMPDTMSQERINILKAYGAEVVLSPGHERMPGAIRVAKEILEKTPGAFMPLQFENEANPEVHRRTTAREIIEQMGDRLDAFVATAGTGGTITGTGEVLKQHYPNLYIAVVEPKGSPVLAGGQPGPHKIPGTSPGFIPPILNQDIYDEIFHVTDEDAAETARKLARLEGILVGPSSGASVWTALQVARRLGKGKRVVCIAPDTGERYLSTDLFSSE, encoded by the coding sequence ATGAAGGGGCCGTTTTCCCGGGCTGTGGACAATATTACCGATCTGATCGGGAAGACGCCGTTGGTCCGGCTCAATCGGCTCCCCTCGCCCGGTGACGCCGAAGTTTATGTAAAGCTGGAGAAATTCAACCCCGGCGGCAGTGTGAAAGACCGCACCGCATACAGCATGATCCGGGCTGCCGAAGAGGCAGGGAAACTGAAACCGGGTGCCACCATCGTTGAACCCACCAGCGGCAACACCGGCATCGGGTTGGCACTGGTAGGAGCGGCGCGCGGGTATCGGACCATCTTGGTGATGCCGGATACGATGAGCCAGGAACGGATCAACATTTTGAAGGCGTACGGGGCGGAGGTGGTCCTCTCTCCCGGTCATGAACGGATGCCAGGTGCGATCCGTGTCGCCAAAGAAATTTTGGAGAAAACGCCCGGTGCATTCATGCCGTTGCAGTTTGAAAATGAAGCCAATCCCGAAGTCCATCGGCGGACAACCGCTCGGGAAATTATCGAGCAGATGGGGGATCGTCTGGATGCGTTCGTGGCGACGGCGGGAACCGGGGGGACAATTACCGGTACGGGTGAAGTGTTAAAACAGCACTATCCCAATCTGTATATCGCCGTGGTCGAACCGAAGGGATCGCCCGTGTTGGCTGGCGGACAACCCGGGCCGCACAAAATTCCGGGAACGAGCCCCGGTTTCATCCCGCCGATTTTGAACCAGGACATTTATGACGAGATTTTCCACGTGACGGACGAGGATGCGGCAGAAACAGCCCGGAAACTGGCCCGACTGGAAGGCATCCTGGTAGGCCCCTCCTCTGGCGCATCGGTATGGACTGCATTGCAAGTGGCCAGACGGTTGGGCAAAGGCAAGCGGGTCGTTTGCATCGCTCCGGATACTGGTGAACGGTATTTGAGCACCGACCTGTTCTCCTCGGAATGA
- a CDS encoding class I SAM-dependent methyltransferase codes for MMRPLEKVLVEEISHAPGGSIPFIRFMELALYHPLWGYYQQERPKWGKHGDYYTSPMVGDVFGSVMSGVLETMHRSFCGKGSWAIVEFGGGDGRWAEQLLEGLRETAVFSSLTYVMVERSADHRRRQRERLARFGSKIMWTQRPEPVLNSVPCVVLSNELIDAFPVHRLRKENGHWCEIHVSWDERRRLHEVTRPITDPALFWYVEKWRESWPDGTETEVNTRAREWLNQVAVSLREGFVVTFDYGGREEEVRGPHRPEGTIRCYSRHHAHRRLYDAPGESDITADVNFDDLMRWGKKAGLETVWYGPQSRFLVAAGILRLLTEHHDPDPFSASARRNRAIRHLVLSEGMGERFRVLIQAKGVQFDELAEVLHAGE; via the coding sequence ATGATGCGACCTCTGGAGAAGGTATTGGTGGAGGAAATCAGCCATGCGCCCGGCGGTTCGATCCCGTTTATCCGGTTTATGGAGCTGGCGTTGTACCATCCGCTTTGGGGTTATTATCAACAGGAGCGGCCGAAATGGGGAAAACACGGAGATTATTACACCAGTCCGATGGTGGGGGATGTGTTCGGTAGTGTCATGAGCGGTGTTCTTGAAACGATGCACCGCTCTTTTTGCGGAAAAGGATCTTGGGCGATTGTCGAATTTGGCGGAGGGGACGGCCGCTGGGCGGAACAGTTGCTGGAAGGACTAAGAGAAACGGCGGTATTTTCTTCTCTCACCTATGTCATGGTGGAGAGAAGTGCGGATCATCGACGCAGGCAACGGGAGCGGCTGGCACGCTTCGGTTCAAAGATTATGTGGACACAGCGACCGGAACCTGTGTTGAACTCCGTACCTTGTGTCGTGCTCAGTAACGAGCTGATCGATGCATTTCCGGTGCATCGGTTGCGCAAAGAAAACGGACATTGGTGTGAGATTCACGTCTCCTGGGATGAGCGGCGCCGCCTGCATGAAGTCACGCGTCCGATCACCGATCCCGCATTGTTTTGGTACGTTGAAAAATGGCGGGAATCGTGGCCGGACGGAACGGAAACTGAGGTCAACACCCGGGCACGGGAGTGGCTCAATCAAGTGGCTGTCAGCTTGCGGGAAGGGTTTGTCGTCACCTTCGATTATGGCGGTCGGGAAGAAGAAGTGCGCGGACCCCATCGACCGGAAGGAACGATTCGTTGTTATTCCCGGCATCATGCGCATCGACGCTTGTATGATGCTCCCGGCGAATCGGACATCACCGCCGACGTCAACTTTGACGATTTGATGCGGTGGGGAAAGAAAGCAGGGCTGGAGACGGTCTGGTACGGTCCACAATCGCGTTTTCTTGTCGCCGCCGGCATTTTACGTTTACTGACCGAACACCATGACCCGGATCCGTTCAGTGCATCCGCCCGTCGGAACCGGGCCATCCGTCATCTCGTCCTATCCGAGGGGATGGGGGAACGGTTCCGCGTGCTGATTCAGGCAAAAGGGGTCCAGTTCGATGAGCTAGCAGAAGTCCTGCATGCCGGAGAATGA
- a CDS encoding metal-sensitive transcriptional regulator: protein MEYTTEMRNRLKRIEGQVRGVLRMMEQEAHCKDVVAQLSAVRSAVDRAIAVIVSSNMERCIREELQKGDEEGTKKVVKEAIQLLVKSR, encoded by the coding sequence ATGGAGTACACGACGGAGATGCGAAACCGTTTGAAACGGATCGAGGGGCAGGTGCGCGGCGTACTGCGCATGATGGAACAGGAAGCGCATTGCAAAGACGTGGTCGCCCAGTTGTCGGCTGTGCGCTCCGCCGTCGACCGTGCCATCGCGGTCATCGTCAGTTCCAACATGGAACGGTGCATCCGGGAAGAGTTGCAAAAAGGCGATGAAGAAGGAACGAAAAAAGTAGTGAAAGAAGCGATTCAACTGTTGGTGAAAAGCCGCTAG
- the resA gene encoding thiol-disulfide oxidoreductase ResA, protein MNNQARYWTRRILFLIMAVMIGFAVYQTVNQKDDDAPEVGDPAPDFQLTSLDGKPVKLSDYRGRYVLLNFWATWCPPCREEMPALEETYRAYRDRGWVVLGVNIAETKVTVGGFVRQQGVTFPIVLDSDRSVTERYHVEPIPTSYLIGPDGRIRKKVVRPMDTGYARLMVQQMMSQDK, encoded by the coding sequence TTGAACAATCAGGCCAGATACTGGACCCGTCGCATCCTGTTTTTGATCATGGCAGTGATGATCGGATTTGCCGTCTATCAGACAGTGAATCAGAAAGACGATGATGCGCCGGAAGTCGGTGATCCTGCACCGGACTTTCAGCTGACTTCTTTGGACGGAAAGCCTGTCAAGCTGAGCGATTATCGCGGCCGGTACGTTCTGCTCAATTTTTGGGCCACGTGGTGTCCACCCTGTCGGGAGGAAATGCCCGCATTGGAGGAGACGTACCGTGCATATCGCGATCGGGGTTGGGTCGTCCTGGGGGTCAACATTGCCGAAACGAAGGTGACGGTAGGCGGGTTTGTCCGCCAGCAAGGGGTCACGTTTCCGATCGTCCTCGACTCTGATCGGAGTGTGACGGAACGCTATCATGTGGAACCGATTCCTACTTCTTATCTCATCGGACCGGATGGTCGAATTCGGAAAAAAGTGGTCCGACCGATGGATACGGGCTATGCCCGGTTAATGGTTCAGCAAATGATGTCTCAAGACAAATGA
- a CDS encoding rhodanese-like domain-containing protein, producing MGGLVWILVIGLVGWIGMRWIQSHGVKALSPNAFYQLMQQTDSQLIDVRESEEYRDGHIPRAINVPIGRLPHHLPLLSKEKPVLLYCQSGNRSGIAARMLKKQGFKEVYHLRGGLFGWPYQTTRES from the coding sequence TTGGGCGGATTGGTGTGGATACTGGTTATCGGTTTGGTGGGTTGGATCGGGATGCGATGGATCCAGTCCCACGGAGTGAAAGCCCTCTCTCCGAATGCTTTTTATCAATTGATGCAGCAGACGGACAGTCAACTGATCGATGTCCGGGAGTCGGAGGAGTATCGGGACGGGCATATTCCGAGGGCGATCAATGTGCCCATCGGTCGTCTGCCACATCATCTCCCGCTGTTGTCCAAGGAGAAACCCGTGCTTCTCTACTGCCAGAGCGGCAATCGCAGTGGGATCGCAGCGCGGATGTTAAAAAAACAAGGGTTCAAGGAAGTGTATCATTTGCGGGGAGGTCTCTTCGGATGGCCGTACCAAACGACGCGCGAATCATAA
- a CDS encoding cytochrome c biogenesis CcdA family protein has translation MSMSDLSWWLAFGAGVLSFISPCCLPLYPSYLSYITGISVSELREKQTVDVRRAVVSHTLFFILGFSIIFYVLGFSATWLGQLFESYKETIRMLGGVLIAVMGLFLMGVFQPAFLMREKRLDISGRKMGYLGSTLIGIGFAAGWTPCVGPILASVLTLSASNPSAGIGYITAYTLGFAIPFFVMAFFLGRTRWILRHSARIMKVGGGVMVVLGVLLYFNQMSKITVWLIQLFGGFVGV, from the coding sequence ATGAGCATGTCGGATTTGTCATGGTGGCTGGCATTCGGAGCGGGTGTGCTTTCGTTCATCTCCCCCTGTTGTCTTCCGCTGTATCCGTCGTACCTGTCCTACATCACGGGGATCTCGGTCAGTGAACTGAGGGAGAAACAAACGGTGGATGTTCGTAGGGCGGTCGTGTCGCACACCTTGTTTTTCATCTTGGGCTTTTCCATCATTTTTTACGTGCTCGGTTTTTCGGCGACGTGGCTGGGGCAGTTGTTCGAGTCGTACAAAGAGACGATCCGTATGCTGGGCGGCGTGCTGATCGCCGTGATGGGCCTCTTTTTGATGGGGGTCTTTCAACCCGCTTTTCTTATGCGCGAAAAGCGACTGGATATTTCGGGACGAAAAATGGGCTATCTCGGCTCGACTTTGATCGGGATCGGCTTTGCAGCAGGATGGACACCGTGTGTTGGACCCATTTTGGCTTCGGTATTGACATTATCCGCTTCCAACCCCAGTGCGGGGATTGGATATATCACCGCCTATACACTCGGGTTCGCCATCCCGTTTTTTGTCATGGCGTTTTTCCTGGGCCGAACGAGGTGGATACTGCGCCACTCCGCACGTATCATGAAAGTGGGCGGGGGCGTGATGGTGGTTTTGGGAGTGTTGTTGTATTTTAACCAAATGTCCAAGATTACGGTTTGGCTGATCCAGCTGTTCGGCGGTTTTGTCGGGGTATGA
- a CDS encoding acetyl-CoA carboxylase biotin carboxylase subunit, with product MKTILIANRGEIARRIARTCRTRGLRVVAVYSEADKDMPFVREADVAVSIGPPPVAQSYLNMDAIIQTAKQTGADAIHPGYGLLSENATFARKVEEAGLVFIGPRPAVIERMGDKVTARRTMAEAGVPVVPGTERGISGEEEALAEAERIGYPVMIKASAGGGGIGMQVCRTPDELKKALPSVQAKAKAYFGDSAVFLERLIERPRHVEVQVAADSQGHTVHLFERECSVQRRNQKVVEECLSPSVRPETRERLYDAAVRAAEAVGYTGVGTVEFLVDEQERIYFLEMNTRLQVEHPVTEMVTGQDLVDWQLDIAEGKPLPLRQHEIKARGHAVEYRIYAEDPTTFLPSPGKIRSMTVPEGEGIRVDAGVEAGNEVTPFYDPMIAKLIVSGPTREMVLEKSRAVLEEFRVEGIRTNLPLLRALLDHPDFADGRYDTQLLQYFRVDGGVRR from the coding sequence ATCAAAACCATCCTCATCGCTAATCGTGGAGAGATAGCCAGACGAATTGCCCGAACATGCCGTACGCGCGGTTTACGCGTCGTTGCGGTGTATTCTGAGGCGGATAAGGACATGCCCTTTGTTCGGGAGGCCGATGTAGCGGTTTCCATCGGTCCCCCTCCGGTGGCGCAAAGTTATCTGAACATGGACGCCATCATCCAAACGGCAAAGCAAACGGGAGCAGATGCGATCCATCCGGGTTATGGTTTGCTTTCCGAAAATGCAACCTTCGCGCGAAAAGTAGAGGAGGCAGGCCTGGTTTTTATCGGTCCGCGGCCGGCTGTGATCGAACGAATGGGCGATAAAGTGACGGCACGTCGCACGATGGCTGAGGCCGGCGTCCCCGTGGTCCCCGGAACGGAGAGGGGCATCAGCGGGGAGGAGGAAGCGCTGGCCGAAGCAGAGCGCATCGGGTATCCCGTGATGATCAAGGCGAGCGCAGGTGGTGGCGGAATCGGTATGCAAGTGTGCCGAACGCCGGATGAACTGAAGAAAGCGCTCCCCAGCGTACAGGCTAAAGCAAAAGCGTATTTCGGCGATTCCGCCGTGTTTTTGGAGCGGTTAATCGAACGGCCGCGTCATGTGGAAGTGCAGGTGGCCGCCGATTCGCAAGGGCATACGGTTCATCTGTTTGAGCGGGAGTGTTCCGTCCAGCGACGCAATCAAAAAGTGGTGGAAGAGTGTCTCTCCCCGTCCGTCCGTCCCGAAACGCGGGAACGGCTTTACGATGCGGCGGTACGGGCCGCAGAGGCAGTGGGATATACCGGAGTTGGTACGGTGGAGTTTCTGGTTGATGAACAGGAACGCATTTATTTTCTCGAGATGAACACGCGTCTTCAGGTGGAACATCCGGTGACCGAGATGGTGACGGGTCAGGATCTGGTGGATTGGCAACTGGATATTGCGGAAGGAAAACCCCTCCCGTTGAGGCAACACGAGATCAAGGCTCGGGGGCATGCAGTGGAATATCGGATTTATGCCGAGGACCCAACGACCTTCCTGCCGTCGCCAGGAAAGATCCGTTCGATGACGGTTCCGGAGGGGGAGGGCATCCGCGTGGATGCAGGTGTGGAAGCCGGCAATGAGGTTACCCCGTTTTATGATCCGATGATCGCCAAATTGATCGTTAGTGGACCAACGCGAGAAATGGTGTTGGAAAAAAGCCGCGCGGTGTTGGAAGAGTTTCGAGTGGAAGGCATTCGTACCAATTTGCCCTTGTTGCGTGCGTTGCTGGATCATCCTGATTTTGCCGACGGTCGGTACGATACACAATTACTGCAATATTTTCGAGTGGATGGAGGAGTCAGACGATGA
- a CDS encoding acetyl-CoA carboxylase biotin carboxyl carrier protein subunit translates to MKTIQANMAGTVLQVLVKPGDEVKSGQDVMILESMKMEIPIAAEADGTVKSVPVEIGSFVGEGDVLVELE, encoded by the coding sequence ATGAAAACGATTCAGGCGAACATGGCTGGGACCGTATTGCAGGTGTTGGTGAAACCAGGTGACGAAGTGAAATCGGGTCAGGACGTCATGATTCTGGAATCGATGAAGATGGAGATCCCGATCGCTGCCGAAGCCGACGGTACAGTGAAATCCGTTCCCGTGGAGATCGGATCCTTTGTTGGCGAAGGAGACGTGTTGGTAGAGCTGGAGTGA
- a CDS encoding DUF2626 family protein has protein sequence MDRMFRVLGFWCLAMGIMFLAGGMYSLALLFFAQTVLFVVLGFMGFTERTYMYLFCGYMVVAFIGMVTYSFFFMPQG, from the coding sequence ATGGATCGGATGTTCCGGGTACTCGGGTTCTGGTGCTTGGCCATGGGCATCATGTTCTTGGCCGGCGGCATGTACTCGTTGGCGTTGCTCTTTTTCGCCCAAACCGTCCTGTTCGTCGTGCTGGGCTTCATGGGTTTCACCGAACGGACGTACATGTACCTGTTCTGTGGTTATATGGTCGTCGCATTTATCGGCATGGTCACCTATTCATTCTTTTTCATGCCGCAAGGTTGA
- a CDS encoding rhodanese-like domain-containing protein: MSEKVYQDIAAEELSQTFAREKERFVVVDVRTDEEFQSGHIPGAIHIPHDEMEERAHELESVKDRDILLVCRSGRRSVIAAHVLADKGFRRLFNLEGGMLEWTGPVTTE; encoded by the coding sequence ATGAGCGAAAAAGTGTATCAGGATATTGCGGCCGAAGAGTTGAGCCAAACCTTTGCGCGTGAGAAAGAACGATTTGTGGTCGTTGACGTCCGAACAGACGAGGAGTTTCAATCCGGCCACATTCCTGGGGCAATTCACATCCCCCACGATGAAATGGAAGAGCGGGCACACGAGCTGGAATCGGTCAAAGACCGGGATATTTTGTTGGTCTGCAGAAGCGGACGCCGTAGCGTCATCGCTGCGCACGTTTTGGCAGACAAAGGATTTCGCCGACTGTTCAACTTGGAGGGAGGCATGTTGGAATGGACCGGACCGGTGACAACGGAGTAA
- a CDS encoding N-acetyltransferase yields the protein MSHYKVERLKINYKTLEEFQKFREYGLQELSMLEDLQANIIENDSNSPFYGIYLDGNLIARASLYRIDAKYDRYFDPPQDYYELWKLEVLPQYRHRGCGTALVEHAKSLGLPIKTNARCRSDEFWKKMGFIPVKYDPVRDRGENPYVWTPPGVSLKE from the coding sequence ATGAGCCATTACAAAGTGGAACGGCTCAAGATCAATTACAAAACACTGGAAGAATTCCAAAAGTTTCGTGAGTACGGACTACAGGAGTTATCCATGTTGGAAGATTTGCAAGCCAACATCATCGAGAACGACAGCAACTCCCCGTTTTACGGCATTTACTTGGACGGGAACTTGATCGCCCGCGCCAGCTTGTACCGCATCGATGCCAAATACGACCGTTATTTCGATCCACCGCAAGATTACTATGAGTTGTGGAAGTTGGAAGTGCTCCCCCAGTATCGACATCGAGGATGCGGCACAGCACTGGTGGAACACGCCAAAAGCCTGGGTTTGCCGATTAAGACCAACGCCCGCTGTCGATCTGATGAATTTTGGAAAAAGATGGGTTTCATACCAGTCAAATACGATCCCGTACGAGATCGGGGAGAGAACCCTTATGTCTGGACACCACCTGGTGTCAGTCTCAAGGAATAA
- a CDS encoding TlpA family protein disulfide reductase — protein MAGQPKAWRNGLIGLLIVAALIGAVWYGGKQDSAQTTHPSSTSLKQQVEKKSTPPQKNTGLKNGDVAPVFALQTLDGQTMDLAKRNGKPALINFWATWCPPCREEMPILQSMYNRYGKRVDFFMVNLTTEETNVEGVGQFLQQHKLTFPVLKDETGEVAEAYSILGIPTTYIVDANGVIVWSKTGAVTEKEVTDVLDSLIKPEG, from the coding sequence TTGGCAGGGCAACCTAAAGCTTGGCGAAACGGGCTGATCGGGCTGTTGATCGTCGCAGCGTTGATCGGTGCCGTTTGGTACGGCGGAAAACAGGATTCCGCTCAGACGACACACCCATCGTCAACGTCACTCAAGCAGCAGGTCGAAAAAAAATCAACGCCCCCTCAAAAGAATACGGGATTGAAAAATGGGGACGTCGCACCCGTTTTTGCCTTGCAGACATTGGACGGGCAGACGATGGACTTGGCCAAACGGAACGGCAAGCCGGCCTTGATCAACTTTTGGGCGACATGGTGCCCGCCGTGCCGTGAGGAAATGCCGATTTTGCAGTCGATGTACAATCGGTACGGGAAACGTGTGGACTTTTTCATGGTGAATCTCACCACAGAGGAAACAAATGTGGAAGGCGTCGGCCAATTTCTCCAACAACATAAGCTGACCTTCCCCGTGTTGAAGGATGAAACGGGAGAAGTGGCGGAAGCCTATTCGATCTTGGGCATTCCGACCACCTATATCGTGGATGCCAACGGGGTCATCGTGTGGAGTAAAACAGGCGCGGTTACCGAGAAAGAAGTGACGGACGTGCTGGATTCGCTGATCAAACCGGAGGGATGA
- a CDS encoding HesB/IscA family protein, protein MLELTRSAACQLHALLQEQGLNPQEVYLRFTHSGVACGGRFGFQVETSPQKKDQVIEREGLRFLVGETDRLLFREAHIDFSPSLLRGGFHIRTRGGFFGDTSSRQLFG, encoded by the coding sequence ATGCTGGAACTGACTCGATCCGCCGCATGCCAACTCCATGCATTGCTTCAAGAGCAGGGCTTGAATCCTCAAGAAGTTTACCTTCGTTTTACGCACTCCGGGGTTGCTTGCGGCGGGAGGTTCGGATTTCAAGTAGAAACCTCCCCACAGAAAAAGGATCAAGTGATCGAACGAGAGGGCTTGCGTTTTTTAGTGGGTGAAACCGATCGGCTGTTGTTTCGTGAAGCCCATATCGACTTTTCTCCTTCGCTCTTGCGAGGCGGTTTCCACATACGGACCCGTGGGGGGTTCTTCGGCGACACATCCTCCAGGCAATTATTCGGATAG
- a CDS encoding enoyl-CoA hydratase/isomerase family protein, with protein MQTLITEQKNGVGWIRFHRPDVRNAVNLQMMQELEEVLAKWKSDSDVKVLVFTGDERAFVSGGDLTEFHRLKTADAIYPVHARMGRLLDVLERLGKPTIAAVGGAAVGGGCEIAVSCDFRFASDTAKFGFIQAGLGITTGWGGGSRLIRLVGRSRALALLLTGERIDSTQAFQYGLVDRVVPSEQLEEEVQRFAETIARTPLPVIEAYMELANRVRDGADPQELTEWESRTCSRLWESDVHHRAVEIFLRRTGRL; from the coding sequence ATGCAGACATTGATCACCGAACAAAAAAATGGCGTCGGTTGGATTCGGTTTCATCGTCCTGATGTGCGCAATGCGGTCAACCTGCAAATGATGCAGGAGTTGGAAGAGGTGTTGGCAAAGTGGAAATCGGATTCCGATGTGAAAGTGTTGGTGTTTACGGGGGATGAACGAGCATTTGTTTCAGGCGGCGATTTGACAGAGTTTCACAGGCTGAAGACAGCGGATGCGATTTATCCGGTGCATGCGCGGATGGGACGGCTGTTGGATGTTTTGGAGCGATTGGGAAAACCGACGATCGCTGCCGTCGGGGGAGCGGCGGTGGGAGGCGGATGTGAAATTGCAGTCAGCTGTGATTTCCGGTTTGCGTCAGATACTGCAAAGTTCGGATTTATTCAAGCTGGTTTGGGGATTACGACTGGATGGGGAGGCGGTTCACGCCTGATCCGCCTGGTGGGGCGTAGTCGCGCATTGGCATTGCTTTTAACCGGGGAGCGAATCGACAGCACCCAGGCGTTTCAATACGGGTTAGTCGATCGGGTGGTACCGTCGGAACAGCTGGAAGAAGAAGTCCAACGGTTCGCAGAAACCATTGCCCGTACACCGTTGCCGGTTATTGAGGCGTATATGGAATTGGCCAACCGGGTACGCGACGGCGCTGATCCGCAGGAATTGACGGAGTGGGAGAGCCGGACCTGTTCCCGGCTGTGGGAGTCGGATGTACACCATCGGGCTGTTGAAATTTTTTTGCGTCGGACCGGCCGATTGTAG
- a CDS encoding metal-sensitive transcriptional regulator, which produces MDRTDASRESPVSKSPRNSHHTETFKNNLITRLNRIEGQVRGVRRMIENDTYCDDVLNQIAAIQSALNGVSKLLLEGHMKSCVVERIQEGDLAVIEELLTTVHKLMKK; this is translated from the coding sequence ATGGACAGGACGGATGCAAGCCGGGAATCCCCCGTGTCGAAGTCGCCAAGGAACAGTCATCATACGGAAACATTCAAAAACAATCTCATCACCCGTCTGAACCGCATTGAGGGGCAGGTACGGGGAGTACGCCGTATGATCGAGAATGATACCTATTGTGATGATGTGCTGAATCAAATTGCGGCGATCCAATCCGCTTTGAACGGCGTGAGCAAGCTGTTGTTGGAAGGACATATGAAAAGCTGTGTGGTCGAGCGGATTCAGGAAGGCGATCTGGCGGTGATCGAAGAGCTGTTGACCACTGTTCACAAACTGATGAAAAAGTGA
- the copZ gene encoding copper chaperone CopZ has protein sequence MQTITLRVEGMSCNHCKQAVEGALKKLTGVERAEVNLAEKKVTVWYDETGATVEQMKEAIEDQGYDVVDG, from the coding sequence ATGCAAACGATCACGCTCCGAGTGGAAGGTATGTCGTGCAATCATTGCAAGCAGGCGGTCGAAGGCGCACTCAAAAAATTGACGGGTGTAGAGCGGGCGGAAGTCAACCTCGCCGAGAAAAAGGTCACCGTTTGGTATGATGAAACCGGGGCGACGGTGGAGCAAATGAAAGAGGCGATTGAAGACCAGGGCTATGATGTTGTGGACGGATGA